The following proteins are co-located in the Phocoena phocoena chromosome 1, mPhoPho1.1, whole genome shotgun sequence genome:
- the BTG2 gene encoding protein BTG2 gives MSQASWTGKRTDMLPEIAAAVGFLSSLLRTRGCVNEQRLQVFSGALQEALTEHYKHHWFPEKPSKGSGYRCIRINHKMDPIISKAASQIGLGQPQLRQLLPSELTLWVDPYEVSYRIGEDGSICVLYEEAPVATSYGLLTCKNQMMLGRSSPSKNYIMAVSS, from the exons ATGAGCCAGGCCAGCTGGACCGGGAAGAGAACAGACATGCTCCCGGAGATCGCCGCCGCTGTGGGTTTCCTCTCCAGCCTTCTGAGGACCCGGGGCTGCGTGAACGAGCAGCGACTTCAGGTTTTCAGCGGGGCTCTCCAGGAAGCCCTGACGG AGCACTACAAACACCACTGGTTTCCTGAAAAACCATCCAAGGGCTCCGGCTACCGCTGCATCCGAATCAACCACAAAATGGACCCCATCATCAGCAAAGCGGCCAGCCAGATTGGACTCGGCCAGCCTCAGCTGCGCCAGCTGCTGCCCAGTGAGCTGACCCTGTGGGTGGACCCCTATGAGGTGTCCTACCGCATTGGGGAGGATGGCTCCATCTGCGTCCTGTACGAGGAGGCCCCGGTGGCCACCTCCTATGGGCTCCTCACCTGCAAGAACCAAATGATGCTGGGCAGGAGCAGCCCCTCAAAGAACTACATCATGGCAGTCTCCAGTTAG